The Brevibacillus brevis genome contains a region encoding:
- a CDS encoding aspartyl-phosphate phosphatase Spo0E family protein yields the protein MKNIVEQLRGQLVQLYLEKNDFLDDEVVELSQQLDQYILVIQSIMMNR from the coding sequence TTGAAAAACATTGTGGAACAATTGCGTGGACAGCTGGTGCAATTGTATTTAGAGAAGAATGATTTTTTGGATGATGAGGTCGTGGAATTAAGTCAGCAGTTGGATCAGTACATTTTGGTAATTCAATCAATAATGATGAATCGATGA
- a CDS encoding DUF4179 domain-containing protein → MTNEERQIQETLRKVAGAVEIPSFQMPCQNNALQVRRRPFYRSKKWTSIGIASAVVLGLLGTMQVSPTFAAYVKSIFAQDGFDEGVQQAARQGFSETSNLSVTDQGITLEVKEIIADSAQVMVALMIKQSDGKQLLPTYPTATNAESNAVELLDAKGAVISDKWGTTFEDNAGFIRFLLGKKGQEPLPKTLSIHFDEIGDRKGNWKLQVPITMAKATAATTVLPVNQTQVTKHGLKMTLHQIVNTPTTTRIELETQWTEAAKKQLEQEAKKLTGKTTDPDYAPFLPYQQYMLGYYYEEADGSKGKERRKERSHSIDRYGHFRWIMDDDPLPKGKAKTLVINSFHKAIPYDMSVTFHPDELNKKPVIKQVGEDIFTVKGIKLEKDEFSEKQQMVMEVEVLSKDISDIYLPWWIAQDGQGTTYRARRSTQSTGPADQSGRERVTYKFWIVDSKSWKEDEIDKLPEKLTLRLDAVQKKYPLEWRIPVIHP, encoded by the coding sequence ATGACTAACGAGGAGAGGCAAATCCAAGAGACGCTTAGGAAAGTAGCGGGAGCTGTCGAGATACCGAGTTTTCAAATGCCATGCCAGAATAACGCGTTGCAGGTGAGAAGGCGTCCATTTTACCGTAGCAAAAAATGGACATCCATCGGCATCGCCTCCGCTGTCGTACTCGGGCTGCTCGGAACTATGCAAGTGTCCCCAACGTTTGCGGCCTATGTCAAATCGATCTTTGCTCAAGACGGGTTCGATGAAGGAGTGCAACAGGCAGCGAGACAAGGCTTCTCCGAAACATCGAATCTTTCTGTTACCGATCAGGGGATTACCTTGGAGGTAAAGGAAATCATTGCTGACTCGGCGCAGGTAATGGTAGCTTTAATGATAAAACAGTCGGATGGCAAGCAGTTGCTCCCTACATATCCGACAGCGACAAACGCAGAATCCAATGCCGTTGAATTGCTGGATGCCAAAGGGGCGGTCATTTCTGACAAGTGGGGAACAACCTTTGAAGATAATGCCGGATTCATCCGGTTTCTCCTTGGTAAAAAAGGACAGGAGCCCCTTCCGAAAACGTTGTCGATACATTTTGATGAAATCGGTGATAGAAAAGGAAACTGGAAGCTGCAAGTTCCGATCACGATGGCAAAAGCAACGGCCGCAACGACTGTGCTGCCTGTCAATCAAACGCAAGTGACGAAGCATGGATTGAAGATGACCCTGCACCAGATCGTCAACACGCCAACGACCACCCGAATTGAGCTGGAAACACAATGGACAGAGGCGGCCAAAAAACAACTGGAACAAGAGGCGAAAAAGCTAACCGGAAAGACGACGGACCCCGATTATGCTCCATTTCTTCCGTATCAGCAATATATGCTGGGATATTACTACGAGGAGGCAGATGGCAGCAAGGGGAAGGAAAGGCGCAAAGAAAGATCTCATTCTATTGATCGCTATGGGCATTTCCGCTGGATCATGGACGACGATCCGTTGCCAAAAGGGAAAGCAAAGACGCTTGTCATAAATAGCTTCCACAAGGCAATACCGTATGATATGAGTGTCACCTTCCATCCCGATGAGTTGAACAAGAAGCCCGTAATCAAACAAGTGGGAGAAGATATCTTCACAGTGAAAGGCATCAAGCTGGAAAAAGATGAGTTTTCGGAAAAGCAGCAAATGGTAATGGAGGTTGAGGTACTATCCAAAGATATTTCGGATATTTATTTGCCTTGGTGGATAGCCCAAGATGGGCAGGGAACCACTTACCGTGCTAGAAGGAGTACTCAATCCACAGGACCTGCTGACCAGTCAGGACGCGAGCGAGTAACGTACAAATTTTGGATAGTGGACAGCAAAAGCTGGAAAGAAGACGAAATCGACAAGCTCCCGGAGAAGCTTACACTACGACTAGATGCCGTACAGAAAAAATATCCACTCGAGTGGCGAATTCCAGTTATCCATCCATAA
- a CDS encoding helix-turn-helix domain-containing protein, translated as MRRSLRSEIEKCRRKHGYTFSKLGELTGINPGSLSEILNGNPPRAITIGQLDVLAKVFDQDPGWLYELYTEECLSEQRISRPRLIPYLARCVEVGRKDCIEAAVPILLENAKNISILFALAEQLYEKGQLKESVPFYKYVIENEKDSYSDHFVMSQYRLFRVVLGTNAEENWENVIRFSPYRNRLPENYQLDALYQLAKICFALQKWERSEQYADELRLLADTVYRHELDRMKRNKKGESLKTERHLVYYYGLGHLYKSVSLEMQGLYEEAKKYVQVYADLGWFELLDEDGRKEVERFKVWAKANSYTLEVLSGNTSIIEEYADYLDSLPTNEVLAGLNAIMKSANTYHFCVDEILERFASQIASFDQFTEAIGLDRHLRFRYQMALYEFGKGRIERGIEETIYCLSLADLTNRHDETLTYIALFGWLGNLNKQIGNQNELGG; from the coding sequence ATGCGTCGGTCACTGCGGTCAGAAATCGAAAAATGTCGTAGAAAGCACGGTTATACATTTAGCAAGCTGGGTGAGTTAACGGGCATTAACCCCGGAAGCTTGAGTGAGATTCTCAATGGAAATCCGCCGCGTGCAATTACCATTGGTCAGTTAGACGTACTAGCTAAGGTATTTGACCAAGATCCGGGTTGGTTGTATGAACTGTATACGGAAGAATGTTTATCAGAGCAGAGAATATCGCGCCCACGATTAATACCGTATTTGGCTCGATGCGTGGAGGTTGGGCGAAAGGATTGCATAGAGGCTGCTGTGCCCATATTACTGGAGAATGCGAAAAATATCTCAATTCTGTTTGCCCTTGCAGAGCAGCTATATGAGAAAGGGCAACTGAAAGAGTCAGTGCCCTTTTATAAATATGTGATTGAGAATGAAAAAGATAGCTATTCTGACCACTTTGTGATGAGTCAGTATCGGTTATTTCGTGTTGTACTTGGGACAAATGCAGAAGAAAATTGGGAGAATGTTATTCGGTTTTCTCCTTACCGAAACCGGCTTCCTGAAAACTATCAACTCGACGCCTTATACCAATTGGCGAAGATCTGTTTCGCTTTGCAAAAGTGGGAAAGATCAGAGCAGTACGCAGACGAATTAAGGCTTCTGGCAGACACTGTTTATAGGCATGAATTGGACAGAATGAAAAGAAACAAAAAAGGCGAATCTCTGAAAACGGAGCGCCATCTCGTCTATTATTACGGATTGGGCCATTTATATAAGAGCGTTTCACTGGAAATGCAAGGACTGTATGAAGAGGCGAAGAAGTATGTGCAAGTTTACGCTGATTTAGGATGGTTTGAATTACTTGATGAAGACGGACGTAAAGAGGTAGAAAGATTCAAGGTATGGGCAAAGGCGAACTCCTACACATTGGAGGTGTTGTCTGGCAATACTAGCATCATTGAAGAGTACGCTGACTATCTCGATAGTCTTCCCACCAATGAAGTTCTTGCTGGTTTAAATGCCATTATGAAATCCGCTAACACCTACCATTTTTGCGTGGATGAGATTTTAGAGCGCTTTGCCTCCCAAATTGCTAGTTTCGATCAATTTACAGAAGCAATTGGATTGGATCGACATCTTCGGTTTCGATATCAGATGGCTTTATATGAGTTCGGTAAAGGGAGGATAGAGAGAGGAATTGAAGAAACGATATATTGCCTTTCTCTAGCGGATTTGACGAATCGACACGACGAAACCCTTACATACATAGCACTGTTTGGATGGTTAGGGAATTTGAATAAGCAAATAGGTAACCAAAACGAGTTAGGTGGCTAG
- a CDS encoding aspartyl-phosphate phosphatase Spo0E family protein, translating into MDITAIANILDRDVSFHSGNSLKRGAASAPKSKCTIRGMVKEIGCHLELDNRIEQLRREMMELAGKYGLSHDKVLAVSQQLDKYIVIAQNRLKTEK; encoded by the coding sequence TTGGACATTACTGCTATCGCAAATATTTTAGATAGGGATGTTTCTTTTCACTCTGGAAACTCCCTCAAAAGAGGCGCAGCATCAGCCCCTAAAAGTAAGTGTACGATCCGGGGTATGGTAAAGGAAATCGGTTGCCATTTAGAGTTGGATAATAGAATCGAACAGCTACGACGGGAAATGATGGAGTTGGCAGGAAAGTATGGTCTTTCACATGATAAGGTTTTGGCTGTAAGCCAACAATTGGATAAATATATTGTCATTGCACAAAACAGACTGAAAACGGAAAAGTAA
- a CDS encoding RNA polymerase sigma factor translates to MDEWELIAKCQEGEPEAFEQLVKPYLAMAYRTAYLIIHDKHLAQDAVQEGLIEAYQHIDRLDKKRGVAFRNWLYRIITFRALNLVRKQKPVVEYEEMIPEEALTPLDNVIQREEQHQIWQAIRSMKAEHRAVIILYYYEGFSVSEIAKITGSFEGTVKSRMHKARKLIAQHLDKDCIPSDFLREGAMTHD, encoded by the coding sequence GTGGATGAGTGGGAGTTGATTGCCAAATGCCAAGAGGGCGAGCCTGAAGCTTTCGAACAATTGGTCAAGCCCTATCTGGCGATGGCATACCGGACAGCGTATTTGATCATTCATGACAAGCATCTGGCGCAGGACGCCGTTCAGGAAGGGCTCATCGAAGCGTATCAGCACATAGACCGACTCGATAAAAAACGGGGAGTGGCCTTTCGCAATTGGTTATACCGGATTATTACGTTTCGGGCTCTGAATCTGGTACGCAAGCAGAAGCCTGTGGTGGAATACGAAGAGATGATCCCGGAAGAAGCGTTAACGCCGCTGGACAACGTGATCCAGCGAGAGGAGCAGCATCAAATATGGCAGGCGATTCGCAGCATGAAGGCGGAGCATCGCGCGGTTATTATTCTTTACTATTACGAGGGCTTCAGCGTGTCGGAGATCGCCAAAATTACGGGTTCCTTCGAGGGCACGGTTAAATCGCGGATGCACAAGGCCAGAAAGCTGATTGCACAGCACTTGGACAAGGATTGCATTCCATCTGATTTTTTGCGGGAAGGGGCAATGACTCATGACTAA
- a CDS encoding aminopeptidase, which produces MTLIESSKGILMNCLALKANETFLVVADERKRDIGEAIWEAGKQLGAEAMLMVMKEREKSGQEPPAAVAAAMKSADVVVCVTQHSLTHTKARKEAAANGTRLATMPAITEDMFLAGAISADYTQVKALTERVTEMLTRASTVRIEKAGKSLTFSIADRNGVPSTGMYVNPGESGNLPSGEAYIAPLEGTAEGQILVDGSIAGIGKIDSPLLLTVQNGRITEAEGTSAERLLQMLGDQDGRMLGEFGIGTNDKARITGVVLEDEKVYGTIHVAFGSNNTFGGTIVAGVHIDLVVKEPDVYLDDKCIMKSGKLLAT; this is translated from the coding sequence ATGACATTGATAGAATCCAGCAAGGGCATTTTGATGAATTGCTTGGCGTTGAAAGCGAATGAGACGTTTTTGGTGGTGGCCGACGAGCGGAAGCGAGACATCGGTGAAGCGATCTGGGAAGCAGGGAAACAGCTCGGGGCAGAAGCGATGCTGATGGTCATGAAGGAGCGGGAAAAGTCCGGGCAAGAGCCTCCTGCAGCTGTTGCAGCGGCGATGAAGAGCGCAGATGTGGTGGTATGTGTGACCCAGCACTCTTTGACGCATACAAAAGCACGCAAAGAAGCGGCAGCAAATGGCACGAGACTGGCTACCATGCCAGCTATTACGGAAGACATGTTCCTTGCGGGAGCGATTTCCGCTGACTATACACAAGTAAAGGCACTCACCGAGCGCGTAACCGAGATGCTGACACGGGCAAGTACCGTGCGAATCGAAAAAGCGGGCAAGTCACTGACGTTTTCCATCGCAGATCGCAATGGGGTGCCGAGTACAGGTATGTACGTCAATCCCGGAGAATCGGGCAACTTGCCTTCCGGAGAAGCGTATATCGCCCCATTGGAAGGGACGGCAGAGGGACAAATCCTCGTCGATGGCTCCATCGCCGGTATCGGGAAAATCGATTCGCCCTTGCTGCTGACGGTCCAAAATGGTCGGATCACAGAGGCAGAAGGAACATCGGCTGAACGCCTCCTGCAAATGCTCGGAGACCAAGACGGGCGGATGCTCGGTGAATTCGGAATCGGAACGAATGACAAGGCGCGTATCACGGGAGTTGTGTTAGAGGACGAGAAGGTGTACGGAACGATTCACGTAGCCTTTGGCAGCAACAACACGTTTGGCGGGACGATTGTCGCGGGGGTACATATTGATCTGGTGGTCAAAGAGCCGGATGTGTATTTGGACGACAAATGTATCATGAAGAGCGGAAAGCTATTGGCAACATAG
- the mdh gene encoding malate dehydrogenase, which yields MTFRRKKVAVIGSGFTGATTAFIMAQKELADIVLVDIPQLENPTKGKALDMMEASPVLGFDASITGTSDYKDIEGSDIVIITAGIARKPGMSRDDLVATNAAIMRSVAEQVKTYAPNSIVLILSNPVDAMTYTFYKTSGFPKHRVIGQSGVLDTARFRTFVAMELNVSVNDVSGFVLGGHGDDMVPLLRYSYAGGIPLEKLIPQDRLDAIVERTRKGGGEIVALLGNGSAYYAPAAALVEMAEAILKDKKRILPSIALLQGEYGYNDIYLGVPTLLGGNGIEQVIELDLTPAEKAALDKSADSVRAVMKVAMQ from the coding sequence CCGTAATCGGTAGTGGTTTTACTGGAGCGACAACTGCGTTCATCATGGCGCAAAAAGAGCTGGCTGACATCGTTTTGGTCGATATCCCTCAATTGGAAAACCCAACGAAGGGTAAAGCACTCGACATGATGGAAGCTTCCCCCGTTCTCGGCTTCGATGCTAGCATCACAGGTACTTCTGACTACAAAGACATCGAAGGCTCCGATATCGTAATTATTACAGCAGGGATTGCCCGCAAGCCAGGCATGTCCCGCGACGACTTGGTAGCAACGAATGCAGCCATCATGCGCTCGGTTGCTGAGCAAGTGAAAACATATGCACCAAACTCCATCGTACTCATCCTGTCCAACCCGGTAGATGCGATGACCTATACATTCTACAAAACGTCCGGCTTCCCGAAACACCGCGTAATCGGTCAATCCGGCGTACTGGATACAGCTCGCTTCCGTACTTTCGTAGCGATGGAACTGAATGTATCTGTAAATGACGTATCGGGCTTCGTATTGGGCGGTCACGGTGACGATATGGTGCCACTCTTGCGTTACTCCTACGCTGGTGGTATCCCACTCGAAAAATTGATCCCACAAGATCGTCTGGATGCCATCGTCGAGCGTACACGCAAAGGCGGCGGCGAGATCGTAGCTCTCTTGGGCAACGGTTCCGCTTACTATGCACCTGCGGCAGCTCTGGTAGAAATGGCAGAAGCGATCTTGAAAGACAAGAAGCGCATCCTGCCATCCATCGCTTTGCTCCAAGGCGAGTATGGCTACAACGATATCTACCTGGGCGTACCAACTCTCTTGGGCGGAAATGGTATCGAGCAAGTCATCGAGCTGGATCTGACTCCTGCTGAGAAAGCAGCCTTGGATAAATCCGCAGATTCCGTTCGGGCGGTTATGAAAGTAGCTATGCAATAA
- a CDS encoding Rv0361 family membrane protein, giving the protein MKKSAKVAAILLLGAVVVTGGIWTSNTYASVNEENEVKETVQIYLEALENGDTPTMVEYTIDERFDNDKDKQKVYESFGTQKMDIDMDSVSLKKIEDEKMSVTFHYSNEHVSEDITLPVIKENDQWKVVIENTR; this is encoded by the coding sequence ATGAAAAAGTCTGCTAAAGTTGCTGCAATCCTACTGCTTGGGGCTGTTGTGGTTACTGGCGGTATTTGGACTTCCAACACTTACGCTTCGGTTAATGAGGAAAATGAAGTAAAAGAAACGGTTCAAATCTATTTGGAAGCTCTTGAGAACGGTGACACTCCAACTATGGTTGAATACACAATTGATGAGCGCTTTGATAATGATAAAGACAAACAGAAAGTGTACGAAAGTTTTGGTACTCAAAAGATGGATATAGATATGGATTCCGTATCGCTAAAAAAGATTGAAGATGAAAAAATGAGTGTTACGTTTCATTATTCGAACGAACATGTTTCGGAAGATATAACTCTTCCAGTTATTAAAGAAAATGATCAATGGAAAGTAGTAATTGAAAATACAAGATAG
- a CDS encoding helix-turn-helix domain-containing protein: MGGLQGTMHWSLRSEIERHRRECGYTLSKLGELTGINHGSLSEILNGNPPRAMTIGQLDALAAVFGREPGWLYELYTEECISEGRISRPRLIPYLIRCAEVGRQDCIDEVVPKLLENPKNISTLFLVAEQLYESGKQKESVPFYQAVVDSEKDGHSDQFVMSQYRLFRAALGTNSEENGEAVIRFSPYRNRLPENYQLDALFQLTRVCFALQKWKKSEQYADELRFLAETIYIHELDRLKRNKKSEPLETERHFVFYYGMGHLFKGLALEMQGLYEQAKTYVQGYADLSWFELLDEVGYKEVEKFSVWAKANMYTLEVLGGNTSIIEEYTDYLDSLPTNEILAGLISIMKSANTYHFCVDEILKRFSSHIATFDQFTEAIGLDRQLQFRSQTAIYEFNKGRIEKGIEETLCCLSLADSMNRYQDALKCVALFEEHRQYASTAQEEQYQGIVTGMVANLLFQNR, from the coding sequence ATGGGGGGGCTGCAAGGGACGATGCACTGGTCGCTGCGGTCAGAGATTGAAAGACACCGTAGAGAGTGCGGCTATACCTTGAGTAAATTAGGTGAATTAACGGGCATCAACCATGGGAGTTTGAGCGAAATTCTGAACGGAAATCCACCGCGGGCTATGACCATTGGTCAATTAGATGCGCTAGCGGCGGTCTTTGGACGCGAGCCAGGTTGGTTGTACGAATTGTATACGGAAGAATGCATATCAGAGGGCAGAATATCGCGGCCTCGGTTGATCCCTTATTTGATACGATGCGCGGAGGTTGGGCGGCAGGATTGTATAGACGAGGTTGTTCCTAAATTGTTGGAGAATCCAAAGAATATCTCGACCCTCTTTTTAGTGGCGGAACAGCTATATGAAAGCGGGAAACAAAAAGAGTCCGTACCTTTTTATCAGGCTGTTGTTGATAGTGAGAAGGATGGACATTCTGACCAATTCGTAATGAGTCAGTATCGATTATTTCGAGCTGCACTCGGGACCAATTCAGAAGAAAATGGGGAGGCAGTTATTCGGTTTTCCCCTTATCGGAATAGGCTTCCTGAAAACTATCAGTTGGATGCCTTATTTCAATTAACGCGAGTTTGTTTCGCTTTGCAGAAATGGAAGAAATCAGAGCAGTATGCAGATGAATTACGGTTTCTTGCAGAAACGATTTACATACATGAGTTGGATAGGTTGAAAAGAAACAAAAAAAGCGAACCTCTGGAAACAGAACGTCATTTCGTCTTTTATTATGGTATGGGACATTTATTTAAAGGTTTGGCATTGGAGATGCAAGGGCTATACGAACAAGCAAAAACGTATGTACAAGGCTATGCAGATCTAAGTTGGTTTGAACTGCTTGATGAAGTTGGATACAAAGAGGTTGAGAAATTCAGCGTCTGGGCGAAGGCTAACATGTACACGTTAGAAGTATTGGGTGGCAATACAAGCATCATAGAAGAGTATACAGACTATCTTGATAGTCTTCCAACGAATGAAATACTCGCGGGGTTAATTTCCATTATGAAATCGGCGAATACCTACCATTTTTGTGTGGATGAAATACTTAAACGTTTTTCTTCGCATATTGCTACTTTTGATCAATTTACCGAAGCAATTGGATTGGACAGGCAACTCCAGTTCCGGTCTCAAACTGCCATTTATGAATTTAATAAAGGACGTATAGAGAAAGGGATTGAAGAAACCTTGTGCTGCCTTTCTCTAGCTGACTCAATGAACAGATATCAAGATGCTCTTAAATGCGTAGCTTTATTTGAAGAGCACCGTCAATACGCATCAACAGCACAAGAGGAACAATACCAAGGAATTGTAACGGGAATGGTTGCTAATCTTCTTTTTCAAAATAGGTAA
- a CDS encoding matrixin family metalloprotease yields MGKTNKSKTVTPSWGNKSGIKKEADIMINVSHNISSTSLSKSSFDLKSIMAHEMGHVVGLDEETKLKYGDSVMYESLSTNEIRYNLSKDDENGYHAISW; encoded by the coding sequence ATAGGGAAAACTAACAAATCTAAAACAGTAACGCCTTCTTGGGGTAATAAATCAGGAATAAAAAAGGAGGCAGATATTATGATTAATGTCTCTCATAATATATCTTCTACATCTCTTTCAAAATCAAGCTTTGACTTGAAATCTATTATGGCACATGAAATGGGGCATGTTGTGGGACTAGATGAAGAAACTAAGCTAAAATATGGTGACTCTGTTATGTACGAATCATTATCAACTAATGAAATTAGATACAATCTTAGTAAAGACGACGAAAATGGCTACCATGCCATTTCCTGGTAG
- a CDS encoding haloacid dehalogenase-like hydrolase, producing the protein MSHRKAQHKTWWLTMLMIVALLAMQMPALAKDTSVQMLDKGKWAPATYQAVHELIEKNGIKSASYKANKKPYVVFDWDNTSIMHDTEEALFVYQINHLAYKLTPEEFGKVIRTNVPEGPFSDPYKNVDGKPVTLDAIATDLVADYTYLYQNYQGLKGTKSLEEVTATEQFADFKAKLFFLYEAINDTHSNTIGYPWVLYLFTNMTVEEVQQLAEASNDLGLGMAIQKVTWTSPKSLAGKAGVVKASHTTGLRLTSEVANLMNTLRANGIDVYVVSASLEDVVRVFATLPKYGYNLPAENIIGMRLKTENGRITNVYQPDYPITVAHGKTEVIQEVLVKKYGHGPIFIAGDSNGDFEMMTELDSVQLVLVVNRVKGGKIGQQIAKGAEQMGKSNPTVVLQGRDENTGMWIPSEATIRLGQKEPQLVAK; encoded by the coding sequence ATGTCACACAGAAAAGCCCAACACAAAACATGGTGGCTGACCATGCTGATGATCGTCGCTCTGCTCGCGATGCAGATGCCAGCTCTGGCCAAGGACACCAGCGTGCAGATGCTCGACAAGGGGAAATGGGCACCTGCGACTTATCAAGCCGTCCATGAGTTGATTGAGAAAAACGGCATCAAGAGTGCCTCCTACAAAGCCAACAAGAAGCCGTATGTCGTTTTTGACTGGGACAATACGAGCATCATGCATGACACAGAGGAAGCGCTGTTTGTCTATCAAATCAACCATTTGGCTTACAAGCTCACACCGGAAGAATTCGGGAAGGTCATCCGTACGAATGTACCAGAGGGACCGTTTTCCGATCCGTATAAAAATGTCGACGGCAAGCCTGTCACACTCGATGCCATCGCGACTGATCTCGTAGCCGACTACACGTACTTATATCAAAATTATCAAGGTCTTAAAGGAACGAAGTCGCTGGAAGAAGTAACAGCAACAGAGCAATTCGCAGATTTTAAAGCCAAGCTGTTTTTCTTGTATGAAGCAATCAACGATACGCACAGCAACACGATTGGCTATCCGTGGGTACTCTACCTCTTCACGAACATGACAGTGGAAGAAGTGCAACAGTTGGCGGAAGCATCCAATGATCTGGGCCTGGGCATGGCGATTCAAAAAGTAACCTGGACGAGCCCGAAATCGTTGGCAGGCAAAGCAGGCGTGGTGAAAGCCTCTCATACAACAGGCCTGCGCCTCACTTCCGAAGTCGCAAACCTGATGAACACGCTGCGTGCCAATGGCATCGACGTGTATGTCGTGAGTGCGTCCTTGGAGGATGTCGTTCGTGTCTTCGCTACTCTCCCGAAATATGGCTACAATCTCCCAGCGGAGAACATCATCGGCATGCGACTGAAAACAGAAAACGGACGGATCACGAATGTATACCAGCCTGACTACCCGATCACGGTAGCCCACGGCAAGACGGAAGTGATCCAGGAAGTATTGGTGAAAAAGTATGGTCATGGCCCTATCTTCATCGCAGGCGATAGCAACGGTGATTTCGAGATGATGACAGAGCTGGACAGCGTGCAGCTCGTGCTCGTCGTGAACCGCGTCAAGGGCGGCAAAATTGGGCAGCAAATTGCCAAAGGTGCAGAACAGATGGGTAAATCTAACCCGACGGTCGTCCTGCAAGGACGTGACGAGAACACAGGCATGTGGATTCCAAGCGAAGCCACGATCCGACTTGGGCAGAAAGAGCCGCAGCTGGTCGCGAAATAA
- a CDS encoding helix-turn-helix domain-containing protein — protein MVGLQGTLYQSLRSEIEQCRRKHGYTLSKLGELTGINPGSLSEILNGNPPRAMTIGQLDAFAKVFGREQGWLYELYTEECLSEQRISRPRLIPYLARCVEVGRKDCIEAAVPILLENPKNISILFALAEQLYEKGQLKESVSFYEYVIENEKDSFSDHFVMSQYRLFRIVVQGTNFEENWKAVIRFDPYRRRLPENIQLDALLQLANVCYTLHKWRQMEHYADELRELSTIIYEDELRRRKSNIPSELLATERHLVVYYGQSFLIKSIALEKQELYEEAKRYVEGYADLSWFELLDEVGQIEVQKFRTWATANLYTLNILMGDGDAIPEYIQFLDDHPKEILSGLVTIVKAANEHGFSIDSVFDKFAENIDNFKGRIDAIGMSEHIQFRNEMAKYLLEKEKYAEGLNETFQCLVLSDITKDYNNYTGLFKLWVWVSKSLVDKQATK, from the coding sequence ATGGTAGGGCTGCAAGGGACATTGTATCAGTCACTGCGGTCAGAAATCGAACAATGTCGGAGAAAGCACGGTTATACATTAAGCAAACTGGGTGAATTAACGGGCATTAACCCCGGTAGCTTGAGTGAGATATTAAATGGAAATCCCCCGCGGGCTATGACCATAGGGCAATTAGATGCGTTCGCTAAGGTATTTGGACGTGAGCAGGGTTGGTTATATGAATTGTATACAGAAGAATGTTTATCGGAGCAGAGAATATCGCGTCCACGATTAATTCCTTATTTGGCTCGATGCGTGGAGGTTGGGAGAAAGGATTGCATAGAGGCTGCTGTTCCCATATTGCTGGAGAATCCGAAAAATATCTCAATTCTGTTTGCACTTGCAGAACAGCTATATGAGAAAGGGCAACTGAAAGAATCGGTGTCCTTTTATGAATATGTCATTGAGAATGAGAAAGATAGCTTTTCTGACCACTTTGTGATGAGTCAGTACAGGCTCTTTCGAATAGTCGTACAAGGAACGAATTTTGAAGAAAATTGGAAAGCAGTTATTCGATTTGATCCGTATCGAAGGCGCTTGCCGGAAAATATCCAGTTGGATGCTCTTCTGCAATTGGCCAATGTTTGTTATACGCTGCATAAGTGGAGGCAAATGGAGCATTATGCAGATGAATTAAGAGAATTGTCCACAATTATCTATGAGGATGAGTTGCGGAGGCGAAAAAGCAACATACCCAGTGAATTGTTAGCAACAGAACGTCATCTGGTTGTGTACTATGGACAATCATTTCTCATTAAAAGTATAGCATTAGAAAAACAGGAGTTGTATGAAGAAGCGAAGCGATATGTTGAAGGATATGCTGATTTAAGCTGGTTTGAACTCTTGGATGAAGTTGGACAAATCGAGGTGCAGAAATTTCGAACATGGGCAACAGCCAATTTGTACACATTAAATATCCTGATGGGGGATGGTGACGCCATCCCTGAGTATATTCAATTCCTGGACGATCATCCAAAAGAAATACTTTCCGGTTTAGTAACGATTGTGAAAGCGGCCAATGAACATGGTTTTTCCATTGATTCGGTATTTGATAAGTTTGCGGAAAATATAGATAATTTCAAGGGGCGCATAGACGCTATCGGTATGAGTGAACATATCCAGTTTCGGAATGAAATGGCCAAATACTTACTAGAAAAAGAGAAGTATGCAGAGGGGCTTAATGAAACGTTTCAATGTCTTGTTTTGTCTGATATTACTAAAGACTATAACAATTACACTGGTTTGTTCAAATTATGGGTGTGGGTATCAAAGTCGTTAGTGGATAAGCAAGCAACAAAGTAG